From a single Paraburkholderia sp. FT54 genomic region:
- a CDS encoding iron ABC transporter permease, which produces MLSTSATGRRAAPPHAADGGSIGTLPRGGLQPFMGLLRWLVVAVLTVAVALPLGFILLQSVLSAPFFDAKRTFGLTGFEFIFSDPDFWSALKNSFVIAAGMLFISIPLGGILAFLMVRTDLPGRRWLEPLLLTPVFVSPMVLAFGYVVAAGPVGFYSVWWMELFGTAEAPWTVYSVFAITVIVGLTHMPHVYLYSSAALRNLGSDVEEAARVAGARPFRVALDVSLPMTLPALLFAGVLVFFLGFEVFGLPLVLGDPEGHLVLATYLYKLTNKLGVPSYHLMAAVAMCIVAITFPLVLLQRRLLKSANRFVTVKGKAGRQTVLPLGAWRWVALAIVALWLLLTVFVPLSGITLRAFVTNWGQGVHLAEVLTLANFTELFEQDNLVRAILNTLGIGVIGGALAVGFYSLVAFAGHRRNDWATRLLDYLVLLPRAVPGLLAGLAFLWIFLFVPGLKELKNSMWSIWIAYTVVWLAYGMRLIQSALLQVGPELEEAGRSVGGTRARVSLDVTLPLVRFGLLAAWLLIFMIFEREYSTAVYLLSPGTEVIGALLVSLWATGAVDQVAALSVINIAMVGA; this is translated from the coding sequence ATGCTTTCCACTAGCGCAACCGGACGCCGCGCCGCGCCGCCGCACGCGGCAGACGGCGGCTCCATCGGCACGCTGCCGCGCGGCGGACTGCAGCCGTTCATGGGGCTGCTGCGCTGGCTCGTCGTCGCGGTGCTGACTGTGGCGGTGGCCCTGCCGCTCGGCTTCATCCTGTTGCAGAGCGTGTTGAGCGCGCCCTTCTTCGACGCGAAACGCACGTTCGGCCTCACCGGCTTCGAATTCATATTCAGCGACCCGGACTTCTGGTCCGCGCTGAAAAACTCGTTCGTCATTGCGGCCGGGATGCTGTTCATCTCGATTCCGCTCGGCGGCATTCTCGCGTTCCTGATGGTGCGCACCGACCTGCCTGGCCGCCGCTGGCTCGAACCGCTGCTGCTCACGCCCGTCTTCGTCTCGCCGATGGTGCTCGCCTTCGGCTATGTGGTCGCAGCCGGCCCGGTTGGTTTCTACTCGGTCTGGTGGATGGAACTGTTCGGCACCGCCGAAGCACCGTGGACCGTCTACTCGGTGTTCGCCATCACGGTGATCGTCGGCCTCACGCATATGCCGCACGTGTACCTGTATTCGTCGGCGGCGCTGCGCAATCTCGGCTCGGACGTCGAAGAAGCAGCGCGGGTCGCCGGCGCGCGGCCGTTTCGCGTCGCGCTCGACGTCAGCCTGCCGATGACGCTGCCCGCGCTGCTGTTCGCCGGCGTGCTGGTGTTCTTCCTCGGCTTTGAAGTGTTCGGTCTGCCGCTCGTGCTCGGCGATCCCGAAGGGCACCTCGTGCTGGCCACGTATCTCTACAAGCTCACCAACAAACTCGGCGTGCCCTCGTATCACCTGATGGCCGCGGTCGCCATGTGCATCGTCGCGATCACGTTCCCGCTCGTGCTGCTGCAACGGCGGCTCCTGAAGAGCGCGAACCGCTTCGTCACGGTCAAAGGCAAGGCGGGACGTCAGACCGTGCTGCCGCTCGGCGCGTGGCGCTGGGTCGCGCTCGCCATCGTCGCGCTGTGGCTGCTGCTGACGGTGTTCGTGCCGCTCTCCGGCATCACGTTGCGCGCGTTCGTCACCAACTGGGGGCAAGGCGTGCATCTCGCCGAAGTCCTCACGCTCGCCAATTTCACCGAACTGTTCGAGCAGGACAACCTGGTGCGCGCGATTCTGAACACGCTCGGCATCGGCGTGATCGGCGGGGCGCTGGCGGTGGGCTTCTATTCGCTGGTGGCGTTTGCCGGCCATCGCCGCAACGACTGGGCCACGCGTCTGCTCGACTACCTCGTGCTGCTGCCGCGCGCGGTGCCGGGCCTGCTCGCCGGTCTCGCGTTCCTGTGGATCTTCCTCTTCGTGCCCGGCCTGAAGGAACTGAAGAACTCCATGTGGAGCATCTGGATCGCCTACACCGTGGTGTGGCTCGCGTACGGCATGCGTCTGATTCAGAGCGCGCTGCTGCAAGTCGGCCCCGAACTCGAAGAAGCGGGACGCAGTGTCGGCGGCACGCGCGCACGCGTCAGCCTCGATGTGACGCTGCCGCTCGTGCGCTTCGGTTTGCTCGCGGCGTGGCTGCTGATCTTCATGATCTTCGAGCGTGAGTACTCGACCGCCGTTTATCTGCTCTCGCCCGGCACGGAAGTGATCGGCGCGCTGCTGGTGTCGCTGTGGGCGACCGGCGCGGTCGATCAGGTCGCGGCGCTTTCTGTCATCAACATCGCGATGGTCGGCGCCTGA
- a CDS encoding ABC transporter ATP-binding protein, which produces MDKLSVDNLFLSYGDNPILKGVSFELNPGEVVCLLGASGSGKTTLLRAVAGLEQPSSGRIELDGKAFFDGAAHVDLPVEQRSLGLVFQSYALWPHRTVAENVGYGLKLRRVSAAEQKKRVQAALDQLGLGHLAARYPYQLSGGQQQRVAIARALVYNPPVILLDEPLSNLDAKLREEARAWLRELIVSLGLSALCVTHDQTEAMAMSDRILLLRNGRIEQEGTPAELYGAPRSLYTAEFMGSNNRIEARVAAIDGERVTLAGDGWQLQAQAREALTAGQHAQAVIRLERVQVADGPGANRLEAELVTSMYLGDRWEYLFHCGDLRLRAFGHVPRAAGRHWIEFPANDCWAFAQAS; this is translated from the coding sequence ATGGATAAGCTCTCGGTCGACAACCTCTTTCTCAGCTATGGCGACAACCCGATTCTCAAAGGCGTGTCGTTCGAACTCAATCCCGGCGAGGTGGTCTGCCTGCTGGGCGCGTCGGGCAGCGGCAAGACCACGCTGCTGCGCGCGGTGGCCGGTCTCGAACAACCGTCGTCGGGCCGCATCGAACTGGACGGCAAGGCGTTCTTCGACGGCGCGGCGCATGTCGATCTGCCGGTCGAGCAGCGTTCGCTCGGGCTCGTGTTCCAGTCGTATGCGCTGTGGCCGCATCGCACGGTGGCCGAAAACGTCGGCTATGGATTGAAGCTGCGGCGCGTTTCCGCAGCCGAGCAGAAAAAGCGTGTGCAGGCCGCGCTCGACCAGCTCGGCCTCGGCCACCTTGCCGCGCGTTATCCGTATCAGCTTTCCGGTGGCCAGCAACAGCGGGTGGCGATTGCGCGCGCGCTCGTCTACAACCCGCCGGTGATCCTGCTCGACGAACCGCTCTCCAATCTCGACGCCAAGCTGCGTGAGGAAGCCCGCGCATGGCTGCGCGAGCTGATCGTGTCATTGGGCCTTTCGGCTTTGTGCGTGACGCACGACCAGACCGAAGCGATGGCGATGTCCGACCGCATCCTGTTGCTGCGCAATGGCCGCATCGAACAGGAAGGCACGCCCGCTGAACTGTACGGGGCGCCCCGTTCGCTCTATACCGCCGAATTCATGGGCAGCAACAACCGCATCGAGGCACGCGTGGCCGCGATCGACGGCGAACGCGTGACGCTTGCCGGCGACGGCTGGCAACTGCAGGCGCAAGCGCGCGAAGCGCTCACGGCAGGCCAGCACGCGCAAGCGGTGATCCGCCTCGAACGCGTGCAGGTCGCCGACGGTCCCGGCGCGAACCGGCTCGAAGCCGAGCTCGTCACGTCGATGTATCTCGGCGACCGTTGGGAATACCTGTTCCATTGCGGCGACCTGCGGCTGCGCGCCTTCGGCCACGTGCCGCGCGCGGCCGGCCGTCACTGGATCGAGTTCCCCGCCAACGATTGTTGGGCCTTCGCTCAGGCGAGTTGA
- a CDS encoding porin translates to MKWSMKKATVGVTCAGLAGFAVGAHAQSSVTLYGIVDAGVEYVNHASKDGGATRLVSGGKNTSRWGLRGVEDLGGGLKAVFQLESGINIANGQFDDGPGAIFDRRATIGLKNRFGQITLGRNFTTTYDYMLPFDPMGYAPNYSWATSSTATGGRKDGLFSRSANAVRYDGTFSGFKFGAMYGFGNVPGSMKSSSKYDFGLGYENGPFALVATFDRQNGANDSVTPADTTNYIQGIHAGLSYDFGAVKAMAGYRNYRRTFHTSAPTLRSDMYWLGGQYDVTPFISLLAAVYHQDIKDASDADPTLFSLRAQYALSKRTVLYMAGGYAMAKHGNAVSLSRDLIGAADTQAGVTAGIQHRF, encoded by the coding sequence ATGAAGTGGAGCATGAAGAAAGCGACCGTCGGCGTCACTTGCGCCGGGCTCGCCGGCTTTGCAGTGGGCGCGCATGCGCAGTCGAGCGTGACCTTGTACGGCATCGTCGACGCGGGCGTCGAATACGTGAACCATGCAAGCAAGGACGGCGGCGCCACGCGCCTCGTCTCGGGCGGCAAGAACACGTCGCGCTGGGGATTGCGCGGCGTCGAGGATCTCGGCGGCGGACTGAAGGCGGTGTTCCAGTTGGAAAGCGGCATCAACATCGCCAACGGCCAGTTCGACGACGGCCCCGGCGCGATCTTCGACCGCCGCGCGACCATCGGCCTGAAAAACCGTTTCGGGCAAATCACGCTCGGCCGCAATTTCACGACCACCTACGACTACATGCTGCCGTTCGACCCGATGGGTTACGCGCCGAACTACTCGTGGGCGACGTCATCCACGGCGACGGGCGGTCGTAAAGACGGTCTGTTTTCGCGCTCGGCCAACGCCGTGCGTTACGACGGCACCTTCTCCGGCTTCAAGTTCGGCGCGATGTACGGCTTCGGCAATGTGCCCGGCAGCATGAAGTCGAGTTCGAAGTACGACTTCGGTCTCGGCTACGAGAACGGCCCGTTCGCCCTGGTCGCGACCTTCGACCGGCAGAACGGCGCGAACGACAGCGTCACGCCCGCCGACACCACCAACTACATTCAAGGCATTCACGCGGGCTTGAGCTACGACTTCGGCGCCGTGAAGGCGATGGCCGGCTACCGGAACTATCGGCGCACGTTCCACACCAGCGCGCCGACGCTGCGCAGCGACATGTACTGGCTCGGCGGTCAATACGACGTGACGCCGTTCATCTCGCTGCTCGCCGCGGTCTACCATCAGGACATCAAGGACGCGAGCGACGCCGATCCGACGTTGTTCTCGCTGCGCGCGCAGTATGCGCTGTCCAAACGCACGGTGCTGTATATGGCGGGCGGTTATGCAATGGCCAAGCACGGCAATGCGGTGAGTCTGTCGCGCGACCTGATCGGCGCGGCGGATACGCAAGCGGGCGTCACGGCGGGTATTCAGCATCGGTTCTGA
- a CDS encoding ABC transporter substrate-binding protein has product MQNALKVLAAAVAFAANSAWAAIPAGYPSDYQATVEGAKKEGKLIVYSVTDTALVRPLIKDFESLYGVKVEYNDMNSTELYNRYISENAASSTSADVLWSSAMDLQVKLVNDGLMATYESPEAKQLPQWAQYQKQAYGTTYEPLAIVYNKRLVAAGDVPQTRADLIKLLQARPDQFKGRVTTYDIEKSGVGFNYLTQDARVNPQVTWDLVKAMGATGPKLQSSTGAMMERISSGENLIGYNILGSYALTKAKKDPSIGYVYPKDYTLVVSRLVTISKKAQSPNAAKLWVDYLLSQRGQTLLANQANLFSIRADVEGETSMAGLTKQLGDSLKPIPIGAGLLVYLDQSKRLEFLKQWQQSIKR; this is encoded by the coding sequence GTGCAAAACGCTTTGAAGGTTCTCGCAGCCGCTGTCGCATTCGCCGCAAATTCAGCGTGGGCGGCCATTCCAGCCGGCTATCCCAGTGACTATCAGGCCACGGTCGAGGGCGCGAAAAAGGAAGGCAAGCTGATCGTTTATTCGGTCACGGACACCGCGCTGGTGCGTCCGCTCATCAAGGATTTTGAAAGCCTGTACGGCGTCAAGGTCGAGTACAACGACATGAACAGCACCGAGCTGTACAACCGCTACATCAGCGAAAACGCGGCCAGCAGCACCAGCGCCGACGTGCTGTGGAGCTCGGCCATGGACCTGCAGGTCAAGCTCGTCAACGACGGCCTGATGGCCACTTATGAGTCGCCCGAAGCGAAGCAGTTGCCGCAATGGGCGCAATACCAGAAGCAGGCTTACGGCACCACCTACGAGCCGCTCGCGATCGTCTACAACAAACGCCTCGTGGCGGCCGGCGACGTGCCGCAAACGCGCGCCGATCTGATCAAACTGCTGCAAGCCAGGCCCGATCAGTTCAAAGGCCGCGTCACCACTTACGACATCGAAAAGTCCGGCGTCGGTTTCAACTATCTGACCCAGGACGCACGCGTCAACCCGCAGGTCACGTGGGATCTGGTCAAGGCCATGGGCGCCACCGGTCCAAAACTGCAATCGAGCACGGGCGCGATGATGGAGCGCATCTCCTCGGGTGAGAATCTGATCGGCTACAACATTCTCGGCTCGTACGCGCTGACCAAGGCGAAGAAAGATCCGTCGATCGGGTATGTCTATCCGAAGGACTACACGCTGGTGGTCAGTCGGCTCGTGACGATCTCGAAGAAAGCGCAAAGCCCGAACGCCGCGAAGTTGTGGGTCGACTACCTGCTCTCGCAACGCGGCCAGACGCTGCTGGCGAATCAAGCGAACCTGTTCTCGATTCGCGCCGACGTGGAGGGCGAAACGTCGATGGCGGGCCTCACGAAGCAACTCGGCGATTCGCTCAAGCCAATCCCGATCGGTGCGGGTCTGCTGGTCTATCTCGACCAGTCCAAGCGCCTCGAATTCCTCAAGCAATGGCAACAGTCGATCAAGCGCTAG
- the rhaS gene encoding rhamnose ABC transporter substrate-binding protein, with translation MFKPLRHTGTAALCVALIAISCAASAAGLKSGLKIAFVPKQINNPYEVIADDGGMAAIKEFGGVGKAVGPSDAGASSQVQYINTLITQRQDAIVIAANDANAVVPYLKKAMSQGIKVVTFDSDTAPEGRQLFVNQANAEGIGRGQIQLVSKLMGGEGEFAVLSATPNATNQNTWIKWMQEELKKPEYAKIKLVKIAYGNDDDQKSFVETQGLLQAYPNLKAIVAPTTVGIAAAARYISTSSSKGKVAVTGLGTPNQMRAFVKNGTVKAFQLWDPGQLGYLAAYAAAALSSGTISGKEGESFDAGKLGKRTVGPQGEIILGPPTTFDSSNIDNFNF, from the coding sequence ATGTTCAAACCTCTACGTCACACCGGCACCGCGGCGCTCTGCGTCGCGTTGATCGCGATCAGTTGCGCCGCGTCCGCCGCGGGCCTGAAAAGCGGTCTGAAAATCGCATTCGTGCCGAAGCAGATCAACAACCCCTATGAAGTGATCGCCGACGACGGCGGCATGGCCGCGATCAAGGAATTCGGCGGCGTGGGCAAGGCGGTGGGACCGTCGGACGCGGGTGCGTCGTCGCAAGTGCAGTACATCAACACGCTGATTACGCAGCGACAGGACGCGATCGTGATCGCCGCTAACGACGCCAATGCGGTGGTGCCGTATCTGAAGAAAGCGATGTCGCAAGGCATCAAGGTCGTGACCTTCGACTCGGACACGGCGCCCGAGGGCCGGCAATTGTTCGTCAACCAGGCGAACGCGGAAGGCATTGGCCGTGGCCAGATTCAACTGGTGTCCAAGCTGATGGGCGGCGAGGGCGAGTTCGCGGTGCTGTCGGCCACGCCCAACGCGACCAATCAGAACACGTGGATCAAATGGATGCAGGAGGAGTTGAAGAAACCGGAGTACGCGAAGATCAAGCTCGTGAAAATCGCCTACGGTAACGACGACGACCAGAAGTCGTTCGTCGAAACCCAGGGTCTGTTGCAGGCGTATCCGAACCTGAAGGCGATTGTCGCGCCGACCACGGTCGGCATTGCCGCCGCCGCGCGTTATATCTCGACCTCGTCGAGCAAGGGCAAGGTGGCGGTGACCGGTCTCGGCACGCCGAACCAGATGCGCGCGTTCGTGAAGAACGGCACCGTGAAGGCGTTCCAGTTGTGGGATCCGGGTCAACTCGGCTACCTGGCCGCATATGCCGCGGCGGCGCTGTCGTCGGGCACGATCAGCGGTAAGGAAGGCGAGTCGTTCGACGCCGGCAAGCTCGGCAAACGCACCGTCGGACCGCAAGGCGAAATCATTCTCGGACCGCCGACTACGTTCGATTCGAGCAATATCGATAACTTCAACTTCTGA
- a CDS encoding response regulator translates to MRVLLVEDNPILSRSLTDALTSAKLTVDCMHDGESADHVLRTQDYALVILDIGLPKLDGLEVLRRLRARRNAVPVLMLTAHGSVEERVRGLDLGADDYLAKPFALTELEARARALLRRSHGQEPLHAQCGTLLYDSVDRGFTLDGEPLALTPRERSVLEVLILRNGRAINKDTLSEKIFGLDESVNADAIEIYVHRLRRKLEHSSVGIVTLRGLGYLLEAKSA, encoded by the coding sequence ATGCGTGTGCTGCTTGTTGAAGACAATCCGATCCTTTCCCGCTCGCTGACCGACGCGCTGACCAGCGCGAAACTCACCGTCGACTGCATGCACGACGGCGAGTCGGCGGACCATGTTTTGCGCACACAGGACTACGCGCTGGTGATTCTCGATATCGGCTTGCCGAAGCTCGACGGCCTCGAGGTGCTGCGCCGTTTGCGTGCGCGCCGCAATGCGGTGCCGGTGCTGATGCTGACCGCGCACGGTTCGGTGGAAGAGCGCGTGCGCGGGCTCGATCTCGGCGCCGACGACTATCTCGCCAAGCCGTTCGCGCTCACCGAACTCGAAGCTCGGGCGCGTGCGCTCTTGCGCCGCAGTCATGGCCAGGAGCCGCTGCATGCGCAATGCGGCACACTGCTTTACGACAGTGTGGACCGCGGCTTCACGCTCGACGGCGAGCCGCTCGCCCTGACGCCGCGCGAGCGTTCCGTGCTGGAAGTGCTGATCCTGCGCAACGGCCGCGCGATCAACAAGGACACGTTGTCGGAGAAAATCTTCGGGCTCGACGAATCGGTGAACGCGGACGCCATCGAAATCTATGTACACCGCTTGCGCAGGAAACTCGAACACAGTTCGGTCGGCATCGTGACGCTGCGCGGACTCGGCTATCTGCTGGAAGCAAAAAGCGCATGA
- a CDS encoding ABC transporter permease, whose protein sequence is MAKPDSALLTRKRETPLQWEVLLVIVLILSLALGRLLSPVFLTGANLSNVLADLTEIALMALPMTLIIVAAEIDLSVASVLGASSALMGVLWHMGLPMPVVIVLVLVAGALAGLLNGLVIVKLNLPSLAVTIGTLALFRGLAYVLLGDQAVADFPPAYTAFGMDTLGGSFIPLPFAIVIVGAVLFTVLLQSTAFGRSLYAIGANPTAAAFSGIEVAKIRLRLFVLSGAMSALAGIVYTLRFTSARGDNGEGFELSVIAAVLFGGVSIFGGRGSMIGVLLSLLIIGVLKNALTLDDVSSETLTIVTGMLLLASVLIPNLVARWRAARDRRFIAKSASSV, encoded by the coding sequence ATGGCTAAACCCGATTCCGCGCTGCTCACGCGCAAACGCGAAACGCCGCTGCAATGGGAAGTGTTGCTGGTGATCGTGCTGATTCTCTCGCTCGCGCTCGGACGCCTGCTGTCGCCCGTGTTCCTCACCGGCGCGAATTTGAGCAACGTGCTCGCCGATCTGACCGAGATCGCCTTGATGGCGCTGCCGATGACGCTGATCATCGTTGCTGCCGAAATCGATCTGTCGGTGGCCTCGGTGCTGGGCGCATCCAGCGCATTGATGGGCGTGCTGTGGCACATGGGCTTGCCGATGCCCGTCGTGATCGTGCTGGTGCTGGTTGCCGGCGCGTTGGCCGGCTTGCTGAACGGCCTCGTGATCGTCAAGCTCAATCTGCCTTCGCTCGCGGTCACGATCGGCACGCTGGCGCTGTTTCGCGGCCTCGCCTATGTGCTGCTCGGCGACCAGGCGGTGGCGGATTTCCCACCCGCTTATACGGCGTTCGGCATGGACACGCTCGGCGGGAGTTTCATACCGTTGCCGTTTGCCATCGTGATCGTCGGCGCGGTGCTGTTCACGGTGCTGTTGCAGTCCACGGCGTTCGGCCGCAGTCTCTATGCGATCGGCGCGAATCCGACCGCCGCGGCGTTCTCGGGCATCGAAGTGGCGAAGATCCGCTTGCGTCTGTTCGTGCTGTCCGGCGCGATGAGCGCGCTGGCAGGCATCGTCTATACGCTGCGTTTTACCAGCGCGCGCGGCGACAACGGGGAAGGCTTCGAGTTGTCGGTGATCGCGGCGGTGCTGTTCGGCGGCGTGAGTATTTTCGGCGGACGCGGTTCGATGATCGGCGTGCTGCTGTCGCTGCTGATCATCGGCGTGCTGAAGAATGCGCTGACGCTCGACGACGTGTCCAGCGAAACGCTCACCATCGTCACCGGCATGCTGCTGCTGGCATCGGTGCTGATACCGAATCTGGTTGCCCGCTGGCGCGCCGCGCGCGACCGGCGGTTCATCGCGAAGTCCGCTTCTTCTGTCTAA
- a CDS encoding CmpA/NrtA family ABC transporter substrate-binding protein, translating into MNSPTSLATTSTSGPLEKTHLRLGFVALSDAAPLVAAKLLEFGHAHGLTLELSRQPSWAAVRDKLLSGDLDAAHALYGLVYGVQLGLGGPQTDMAVLMVLNRNGQAITLSNRLADALAEHGTLPRALATLGRKPVFAQTFPTGTHAMWLYYWLASQGVDPLRDIESVAIPPPQMVAALAEDKLDGLCVGEPWNAQAQARGVGRTIAYTSDVWPDHPDKVLACRRDFVSANPHAARALVRTMLEACRWLDGAGHREEIARWLARPEYVGIDETLIAARLGNEIAASAPGGLPMRFFDNGVVNDPQAFEGAWFLTQFERWGMIDARADYADIAARINQTQLYREAASAVNVAVPAEGASTVLIDGETWGGDTSPTAYARRFPIRR; encoded by the coding sequence ATGAACTCTCCTACTTCACTCGCCACCACGTCCACTTCGGGACCGCTCGAGAAGACCCATTTGCGGCTCGGCTTCGTGGCGCTCTCGGACGCCGCGCCGCTCGTCGCCGCCAAGCTGCTCGAATTCGGCCATGCACATGGCCTGACGCTGGAACTGTCCCGCCAGCCGTCATGGGCGGCCGTGCGCGACAAACTGCTGTCGGGCGATCTGGATGCGGCCCACGCGCTCTACGGACTCGTCTACGGCGTGCAACTGGGTCTCGGCGGACCGCAAACGGATATGGCCGTGCTGATGGTGCTCAACCGCAACGGCCAGGCCATTACGCTCTCGAACCGTCTCGCGGATGCGCTCGCCGAACACGGCACGCTGCCCAGGGCGCTCGCAACGCTCGGCCGCAAGCCGGTCTTCGCGCAAACTTTCCCGACCGGCACGCATGCGATGTGGCTGTACTACTGGCTCGCGTCGCAAGGCGTGGATCCGTTGCGCGATATCGAGAGCGTAGCGATTCCCCCGCCGCAAATGGTCGCGGCGCTCGCCGAAGACAAGCTCGACGGCCTGTGCGTCGGCGAGCCGTGGAACGCGCAGGCGCAAGCGCGAGGCGTCGGCAGAACGATCGCTTATACGAGCGACGTGTGGCCCGATCATCCCGACAAAGTGCTGGCGTGCCGGCGCGATTTTGTCAGCGCGAATCCGCATGCCGCACGCGCGCTCGTGCGGACCATGCTCGAAGCGTGCCGCTGGCTCGACGGCGCGGGGCATCGCGAGGAAATCGCGCGCTGGCTCGCGCGGCCCGAGTATGTCGGTATCGATGAAACGTTGATCGCGGCGCGTCTGGGCAACGAAATTGCCGCTTCCGCACCGGGCGGTCTGCCCATGCGCTTCTTCGACAACGGCGTGGTGAACGACCCGCAAGCGTTCGAGGGCGCGTGGTTTCTCACGCAGTTCGAACGCTGGGGCATGATCGACGCGCGCGCGGATTATGCGGACATTGCCGCGCGGATCAACCAGACGCAGTTGTATCGCGAGGCGGCCAGCGCTGTGAACGTGGCGGTGCCGGCAGAAGGCGCTTCGACCGTATTGATCGATGGCGAAACGTGGGGCGGCGACACGTCACCCACCGCTTACGCACGGCGCTTTCCGATCCGACGCTGA
- a CDS encoding cytochrome c yields MSVAKDPSFLVRHSRLSTFAATVVAVVAAGFGFVYSGLYDVSAASGHNPLVAWVLHKTYMQSLHRHAAAVQVPTDLMTVANVEAGARLYRNTCAACHGAPGQTLSPIGQGILPIAPELLSATRRNNPQMMFWVIKNGVKMTAMPAFGKTQDDQTIWDLTAFLYKGRGISAQDFEKLSASKPNTQP; encoded by the coding sequence ATGAGCGTAGCTAAAGACCCCTCTTTTCTTGTCCGTCATTCCAGGCTGAGCACTTTCGCTGCAACCGTTGTCGCGGTCGTCGCGGCCGGATTCGGTTTTGTGTATTCGGGCCTGTACGATGTGTCGGCCGCATCCGGACACAACCCGCTTGTCGCCTGGGTGCTGCATAAGACTTACATGCAATCGCTGCACCGCCATGCGGCCGCTGTCCAGGTGCCGACCGACCTGATGACCGTCGCCAACGTCGAAGCCGGCGCCCGTCTCTACCGGAACACCTGCGCGGCGTGTCACGGCGCGCCGGGACAAACGCTGAGCCCGATCGGTCAGGGCATCCTTCCGATCGCGCCGGAATTGCTAAGCGCAACACGCCGCAACAACCCACAGATGATGTTCTGGGTGATCAAGAACGGTGTGAAAATGACCGCGATGCCTGCGTTCGGCAAGACGCAAGACGACCAGACGATTTGGGACTTAACGGCGTTCCTGTATAAAGGACGCGGCATTTCCGCTCAGGACTTCGAAAAGCTGAGCGCAAGCAAACCGAACACCCAGCCGTAA
- the chrA gene encoding chromate efflux transporter has translation METGMRSSHSSRASAALEVLAVFLRLGLTCFGGPIAHLGYFRREFVELRRWLDDETFTDLVGLCQFLPGPASSQVGFSIGLLRAGWLGGLAAWFGFTLPSVLLLLGFAVVAPSLGGPLGSGLIHGLKLVAVAVVAQAVWDMARRLCPDRRRAAIALIAIVVLAILTTVYAQLIVIALGAVLGLGLCERTSSDTRRGPQHTHGFRVSRTVGTVALILFCVLLLGLPALVGLHAGQAVKVFEAFYRSGALVFGGGHVVLPLLQQQTVATGWVSPNDFLAGYGAAQAVPGPLFTFAAFLGWMMADAPNHWSGALLATAGIFLPGLLLVLAALPYWQALRAHPSMTALLAGVNAAVVGLLASALYSPVWTSAVLSELDFAIAAIGFFLLTRWKIPPLVVVVLCALAGVAEATLH, from the coding sequence ATGGAAACTGGTATGAGGTCATCCCACTCGAGTCGGGCGAGTGCCGCGCTGGAGGTTCTCGCGGTGTTTCTCAGGTTGGGGCTGACGTGTTTTGGCGGCCCCATAGCGCATTTGGGATACTTCCGCCGGGAGTTCGTCGAGCTGCGCCGCTGGCTCGATGACGAAACCTTCACCGATCTGGTCGGACTGTGTCAGTTCCTTCCAGGACCGGCGAGCAGCCAGGTGGGATTCTCGATTGGACTCCTGCGAGCCGGGTGGCTTGGGGGGCTCGCGGCCTGGTTCGGATTCACGCTGCCTTCAGTCCTCCTGTTGCTTGGCTTTGCAGTTGTTGCTCCGAGCCTTGGCGGCCCGCTCGGCAGCGGCTTGATCCATGGCCTGAAGCTTGTCGCCGTGGCTGTCGTCGCTCAGGCGGTTTGGGATATGGCACGGCGCCTGTGTCCGGATCGACGCCGTGCTGCCATTGCGCTCATCGCAATCGTGGTGCTCGCCATTCTGACGACCGTCTATGCGCAACTCATCGTTATCGCTCTCGGCGCTGTGCTCGGACTCGGGTTGTGCGAGAGGACATCGTCAGACACCCGTCGCGGACCGCAGCATACTCACGGTTTCCGCGTTTCCCGCACGGTGGGTACGGTCGCGTTGATCCTCTTCTGTGTTCTGCTGCTCGGGCTTCCGGCGCTGGTCGGACTCCACGCGGGTCAGGCGGTCAAGGTCTTCGAAGCCTTCTATCGCTCGGGTGCCCTGGTGTTCGGCGGCGGTCACGTCGTGCTCCCGCTTCTGCAACAGCAAACCGTCGCGACCGGCTGGGTTTCGCCGAACGACTTTCTTGCGGGCTACGGTGCCGCGCAGGCCGTGCCGGGCCCCTTGTTCACGTTCGCCGCATTTCTCGGCTGGATGATGGCGGACGCGCCGAATCACTGGAGCGGCGCATTGCTCGCTACCGCGGGCATTTTCCTCCCAGGTCTGCTACTCGTGCTCGCGGCGCTACCGTACTGGCAAGCGCTGCGCGCACACCCGTCGATGACTGCACTGCTTGCCGGAGTGAATGCCGCGGTCGTTGGACTGCTGGCGAGCGCGCTGTACTCACCGGTCTGGACCAGTGCGGTTCTCTCGGAACTCGACTTTGCGATCGCGGCCATCGGTTTTTTCCTGCTGACGCGCTGGAAGATTCCACCGCTCGTCGTCGTTGTGCTCTGTGCGCTGGCTGGCGTTGCCGAGGCGACCTTGCACTGA